TTCCCGCGGCGGTTCGCAGTGGCAGCGCCGTGGGCGTGCAGTTCCATCCCGAGAAGAGCGGTGCCAGCGGACTGCAGCTCATCGCCAACTTCCTCGCCGGCGCGCGCCGATGATCGCCGTTCCTGCGATCGACCTGCGTGGCGGGCGGGTGGTACAGCTCGTCGGTGGCGAGCCGGGGACGGAACGCGTTTCCCTGCCCGATCCCGCCAGCGTCGCTGCCCGGTGGGAACGCGACGGCTTCGCGATGCTGCACGTCGTCGACCTGGATGCGGCCCTCGGCACGGGCAGCAACCACGACGCCGTGCGTGCAGTGCTGGACGCCGTTGGAATACCTGTACAGGTTGGCGGCGGCGTGCGCAGCGACGAGGACGTCGAGGCGTTGCTCGGGGCGGGCGCGGCGCGCGTCGTCGTGGGTACCCGCGCAATCGAGGATGCGCGTTGGCTGGAGCGTATCACCGCGCAGCATCCCGGGCGCGTGGTGCTCGCCGCGGACACCCGCGATGGCCGCGTGGTCACGCGCGGCTGGACCGCGTCCACGGCGCTCGCGACCACCGATCTCGTTGCGCGCGTCGGCGCACTGCCCCTGGCGGCCGTGCTGGTGACCGACGTCGGCCGGGAAGGTCGCATGGAAGGCGCGGACGTCGTGCAGTTCGAGACCCTGGTCGAGACGAGCCGGCAGCCACTCATCGCCTCCGGCGGCATCGCCGACAGCGCTGACCTGACTGCCCTCGCCGCCGTTGGCGTTCATGCGGTCGTGCTCGGCATGGCCCTTTATACCGGGGCGCTCGATGCGCCCGTCATCGCCCGGAGCTATCAGAAATGAGCACGATCCGCAGGGACACGCGGGAAACGAGTGTTAACGTCACGATCCGCCCGGACCTGGCGACGGATGGTGCAATAGGAACCGGAGAACCGTTCCTCGATCACATGCTCGGCACGCTCGCCCGGTACAGCGGCCTGCACCTTGCCATTGAAGCGTCCGGGGATCTGCGACACCACCTGGTCGAGGACGTCGCGATCAGCGTCGGACTTGCGCTGCGGGACGTCATCCCGGAGGAGTGCGCACGCTACGGCAACGCAACCGTGCCGATGGATGATGCGCTCGTGCAGGCAGCACTCGATGCGGGCGGACGCTTCTACTATCGCGGTCGCCTCGGCTCGACACTCTACGAGCACTTCTTCCGTTCGCTCGCGGAGAATGCGGCCATGACACTGCACGTGCGCGTGCTCCGAGGGCGTGACCGGCATCACGTGGTCGAGGCGGCCTTCAAGGCATTCGGGCTGGCACTGCGAGAGGCGCTGGTCCCCACGGGCGCCGTGTTCAGCACCAAGGGAAGTGTGCGCGTAAGGCGGGAGGACAACTGATGCTGCACAAGCGGATCATCGTCTGCCTGGATGTGAAGGACGGCCGTGTCGTGAAGGGCACTCGATTCGAGGACCTGCGCGATGTCGGCGATCCGGTGGAACTCGCTGCCAGGTACGAGGCAGAGGGCGCCGACGAGATCGTGTTCCTCGACATCTCGGCCTCCGCCGAGGGCCGGCGCACGCTGCTCGACGTCGTGCAGCGCACGGCGGAGCGGCTGTTCATCCCGCTGACGGTCGGGGGCGGCGTGAGCGACCTGGAGGGAATCGGCGCCGCACTGCGCGCCGGCGCCGACAAGGTCAGCATCAACACGGCAGCCGTGCAGAACCCGGAGCTGCTCCGCGAAGCGTCGGTCGAATTCGGCCGGCAGTGCATCGTCGCAAGCATCGATGCCCGCGTCGAGAAGAGGCAGATCGAGATTGCCGCGCGACCGCAGGGCGCCGTGGCCGATGCAATGGCAAGCCCGGGCGGTGCCTGGTTCCGGGTCTTCACGCACGGTGGCCGCACCGCCACTGAGCTGGACGCCGTCACCTGGGCAAAGCAGTGCGAGGAGCTCGGTGCCGGGGAGGTCCTGCTCACGAGCATCGACCAGGACGGCTCACGCGCCGGCTACGATCTCGAGATGACGGCACGCATCGTCGAGGCGCTGTCGGTACCCGTGATCGCAAGCGGCGGTGCAGGATCCGCCGAGCACATCCGCGACGCGTTCCTGCTGGCCGGCGCGGATGCGGCCCTCGTCGCCGGCATCTTCCACGATGGCACGACCACCATCCGGGCCGTGAAGCGCGTGCTCGCCGAAGCCGGCATCAGCGTGCGCGACGTACCCCCCGCCACCCGTCAGATCGCTGCGCAACAGTGACCCTCACCGCGTACCGTGACCTGCTCGACTTCGCGGTGGAAGTCGCGTGGCGCGCCGGGCGGGTGACCCTCGCCGGCTACCAGACGGGTATTGCAGCCGAAACCAAGGCGGACGACTCGCCGGTCACGCGTGCAGACCGCGATGCGGAGCGGCTCGCGCGTGAGCTGATCGCGTCCCGCTTCCCCCACGACGGCATTGTCGGCGAGGAAGAGGGGGAAACACGGCCGGGTGCAGACCGCCGCTGGATCCTGGACCCGATCGACGGCACACGCAGCTACATCCGCGGTGTGCCGCTCTACGGTGTGCTGCTCGCACTGGAGGAGGAGGGTGAGGCTGTCCTGGGCGTCATCCACTTCCCCGCGCTGGACGAGACCGTCTATGCGGCGCGCGGGCTCGGCTGCTGGTGGAACGGCCGTCGTGCACTGGTCTCGGACACGCACACGCTCGAGCAGGCGTTCGTGCTCACGACCGACGCCGAGAACGTGTACGATGCGAACCGCGGCGCGGGCTGGGATGCATTGCGCGCGCGTGTCGGTGGCTGGCGCACGTGGGGAGACTGCTACGGCTACGCACTCGTCGCGACCGGTCGTGCCGATGCCATGCTGGATCCCATGCTGAGCATCTGGGACGCAGCGGCGCTGGTGCCGGTCGTGGAGGAGGCAGGAGGCGTATTCACCGACTGGGACGGCCGGCCGGGCCATACCGGCAGCAGCGCGATTGCCACCAACGCGGCACTTGCACGGGACATCCGCACCATTCTGTCCGGAACGGTCTGACCTTCATGCAGATACACACGGCTGCCGATCTGGACGGCCTCGACTTCGCACGCGGCGATGGACTCGTCACTGTCATCGTGCAGCATGCGCGCACGGGCGTGGTGCTGATGCTCGCACATGCGGACCGCGCCGCGCTGGAGCGCACACTGGACACGGGTGAGCTGTGGTTCTGGTCACGCAGCCGGCGGGAGCTGTGGCACAAGGGCGCCACCAGCGGCAATACACTGGGCCTGGTCTCGCTGCACGCAGACTGTGACCGGGATGCGCTGCTGGCGCTGGTCGAGCCCGCCGGGCCGGCGTGTCACACGGGTGCCGAGAGCTGCTTCACAGCGCGGCCGACGCTGCCGGCACTGGCCGACGTGATCGAGACACGCCGCAGCTCATCAGCGGGGCAGAGCTACACCGCCCGCCTGTTTGCGAACGAAAATCTGCGGCTCAAGAAGCTGGGCGAAGAAGCCGTCGAGCTGGCACTCGCGTGCAGCTCGGGGGACACGCGCGGCGCGGGCGAGGAAGCGGCGGACATGCTGTACCACCTGCTCGTCGCGTGTGCCGGATCGGGAGTCCGTCTGGACGACGTGCTGCGCGTGCTGGACGCGCGCCGCTCAGCGGCGGCGGCGTCCGAGAAAGATGCGGTAGATCAGGAGCAGCACGATCGCGCCCAGGATGGCGATCGCGAATGACCGCAGGTTGAAGCCGGTGACGGTGCCCCAGCCGAGCAGCTCGGTACTGAGAAAGCCGCCGATCAGCGCGCCGAGGATCCCGATGATCACCGTGACCAGGCACCCGCCCGGATCCTTGCCGGGAAGGATGAGCTTGGCGATGCCACCGGCCAGCAGGCCGAAAACGATCCAAGAAAGAATGTTCATTCGCTAGACCTGGAACTCCGAGACCAGCTCCTTCAGTGTTTCCGCCGCATGCAGCAGCTCGAGGCTGGCTGCGCTCAACTCCTCCGTCGCGGCTGACTGCTCCTCCGCGGCAGCGCTCACCTGCTGCGCACTCGCCGCGTGCGCCTCGGCGGTCGCACCGACCGAGCGCACATTGGCATCTACGGACTGGACCGCCCGCTGGTTTTCGCCCGCCGCCTCCGCCACGCGCGTTGCTGCCTCGTTGACGTGGGCCACGGCGGCAACGATCTCCTCGAACGCGGCCTCCGCTTCCTTGGACGTCTCCTCGACGCCGCTCACCCGGCGGAACCCCCGGTCCATGGTGTGGACCACGGTTTCGATCTGTGTCCGTACGTGCTTGACCGTCGATGCGACGTCGTCGGCTGCGCGCGCACTCTCGTCCGCCAGCTTGCGCACTTCATCGGCCACGACGCCGAACCCGCGGCCGTGCTCGCCTGCGCGCGCGGCCTCGATCGCGGCATTGAGCGCGAGCAGGTTCGTCTGGCGGGCGATACCCTGGATCGTTGCAACGAACTGGGTGATGCGCTCGGAGGCGCGCTGCAGCTCGC
This region of Longimicrobiales bacterium genomic DNA includes:
- a CDS encoding 1-(5-phosphoribosyl)-5-[(5-phosphoribosylamino)methylideneamino] imidazole-4-carboxamide isomerase, translated to MIAVPAIDLRGGRVVQLVGGEPGTERVSLPDPASVAARWERDGFAMLHVVDLDAALGTGSNHDAVRAVLDAVGIPVQVGGGVRSDEDVEALLGAGAARVVVGTRAIEDARWLERITAQHPGRVVLAADTRDGRVVTRGWTASTALATTDLVARVGALPLAAVLVTDVGREGRMEGADVVQFETLVETSRQPLIASGGIADSADLTALAAVGVHAVVLGMALYTGALDAPVIARSYQK
- the hisB gene encoding imidazoleglycerol-phosphate dehydratase (catalyzes the dehydration of D-erythro-1-(imidazol-4-yl)glycerol 3-phosphate to 3-(imidazol-4-yl)-2-oxopropyl phosphate in histidine biosynthesis) translates to MSTIRRDTRETSVNVTIRPDLATDGAIGTGEPFLDHMLGTLARYSGLHLAIEASGDLRHHLVEDVAISVGLALRDVIPEECARYGNATVPMDDALVQAALDAGGRFYYRGRLGSTLYEHFFRSLAENAAMTLHVRVLRGRDRHHVVEAAFKAFGLALREALVPTGAVFSTKGSVRVRREDN
- the hisF gene encoding imidazole glycerol phosphate synthase subunit HisF, which encodes MLHKRIIVCLDVKDGRVVKGTRFEDLRDVGDPVELAARYEAEGADEIVFLDISASAEGRRTLLDVVQRTAERLFIPLTVGGGVSDLEGIGAALRAGADKVSINTAAVQNPELLREASVEFGRQCIVASIDARVEKRQIEIAARPQGAVADAMASPGGAWFRVFTHGGRTATELDAVTWAKQCEELGAGEVLLTSIDQDGSRAGYDLEMTARIVEALSVPVIASGGAGSAEHIRDAFLLAGADAALVAGIFHDGTTTIRAVKRVLAEAGISVRDVPPATRQIAAQQ
- the hisN gene encoding histidinol-phosphatase, with the translated sequence MTLTAYRDLLDFAVEVAWRAGRVTLAGYQTGIAAETKADDSPVTRADRDAERLARELIASRFPHDGIVGEEEGETRPGADRRWILDPIDGTRSYIRGVPLYGVLLALEEEGEAVLGVIHFPALDETVYAARGLGCWWNGRRALVSDTHTLEQAFVLTTDAENVYDANRGAGWDALRARVGGWRTWGDCYGYALVATGRADAMLDPMLSIWDAAALVPVVEEAGGVFTDWDGRPGHTGSSAIATNAALARDIRTILSGTV
- the hisIE gene encoding bifunctional phosphoribosyl-AMP cyclohydrolase/phosphoribosyl-ATP diphosphatase HisIE, producing MQIHTAADLDGLDFARGDGLVTVIVQHARTGVVLMLAHADRAALERTLDTGELWFWSRSRRELWHKGATSGNTLGLVSLHADCDRDALLALVEPAGPACHTGAESCFTARPTLPALADVIETRRSSSAGQSYTARLFANENLRLKKLGEEAVELALACSSGDTRGAGEEAADMLYHLLVACAGSGVRLDDVLRVLDARRSAAAASEKDAVDQEQHDRAQDGDRE
- a CDS encoding GlsB/YeaQ/YmgE family stress response membrane protein — protein: MNILSWIVFGLLAGGIAKLILPGKDPGGCLVTVIIGILGALIGGFLSTELLGWGTVTGFNLRSFAIAILGAIVLLLIYRIFLGRRRR